Proteins encoded within one genomic window of Granulicella pectinivorans:
- a CDS encoding cupredoxin domain-containing protein — translation MNIYRRSVQVLLAFVLIASILAHPAAAQRNADVTFHFTVRGADGKLLAPSANAPVVLWLSPVGAEGQMNPSVKLGSGKSFQMVQKDKMFQPHLLVIPTGSLVSFPNRDPFFHNVFSLFNGRRFDLGLYETGATHSVPFNREGVSYIFCNIHPEMGAVIVSVSTPYFALATQASIEMHQVPPGAYLLKVWVEGATATSLEKASRRLKVDAGNTDAGLIEIRLQPQQAHTDKFGKPYSQHPEGSPY, via the coding sequence GTGAATATCTATCGCCGGAGCGTACAGGTTCTGCTGGCATTCGTCCTCATAGCCAGCATCCTTGCGCATCCTGCAGCCGCCCAGAGGAATGCCGATGTTACCTTCCACTTCACAGTGAGAGGAGCCGACGGAAAATTGCTCGCGCCTTCGGCCAACGCTCCGGTAGTGCTCTGGCTCTCTCCGGTCGGCGCGGAAGGACAAATGAATCCTAGCGTCAAGCTGGGGTCTGGCAAGAGTTTCCAGATGGTTCAGAAGGACAAGATGTTCCAACCGCATCTTCTGGTGATTCCCACTGGCAGCCTCGTATCCTTCCCCAACCGCGACCCGTTTTTCCATAACGTGTTCTCTCTTTTCAATGGTCGCCGGTTCGATCTCGGTCTGTACGAAACAGGCGCGACACATTCAGTACCCTTCAACCGCGAGGGCGTCTCCTACATCTTCTGCAACATCCATCCGGAGATGGGGGCCGTCATCGTGTCGGTGTCAACGCCCTACTTCGCGCTCGCGACACAGGCGTCGATCGAGATGCACCAGGTGCCCCCGGGAGCGTACCTGCTCAAGGTATGGGTGGAAGGCGCAACCGCGACGAGCCTCGAGAAGGCATCGCGCCGTCTCAAGGTGGACGCAGGGAATACCGATGCTGGCCTGATCGAGATTCGACTTCAGCCGCAACAGGCACACACTGACAAATTCGGAAAGCCCTATTCGCAACACCCAGAAGGCTCTCCTTATTGA
- a CDS encoding ATP-binding protein has protein sequence MVQAISSFLKAERRLQAIEDWSAMRRGRPGIRQSLFFVLLAIVVVMTALFLLLASFTVNRQIGRTSLAEMARSRDTFQAVEQQRQDLLLRQTALLSELPSLKALMTTNDQATIVDAGKTFWQTSGSDIFALMRPDGTVLAVYSKGHSLAVDDCAPALDRARDTPYRTTLMLSSGRLFEVATEPISFATGEQRRVLGYVSTGYELNDRLATMIGRSPAGQVIFATSDRLIASTLDATQARDLATAITANLSTNDTPHTLKSGDESYLSSSIQLQGATDTTPPIYLVLLQSDKEKRALLRQLNGGILAIGLLLLLVGGGMALALAGTVTRPLDGLLRSTRQMARGETFATVPATGPHELRELREAFEKMHAEVLSSQVKLIEGERQATIGRLASSISHDLRHYLSPIYANAEFLSTKNLPRGERTELLGEITESARGMTELLDAILTFSRTGIAVQLAPDSITAAARRALAMLQPHPDARGVAIRVGDLAELAGYIDGKELQRAVYNLLLNACQAARRSSSPPTINITIQQEIEQNGNTFAAIRILDNGEGVREEIALHLFEPFVSAGKESGIGLGLALVKRIVDAHGGRAGMRRVEDCAAGWQTEFFMLIPSEPVMPSVLAGEASLGVKP, from the coding sequence ATGGTGCAGGCTATAAGTTCGTTCCTGAAGGCTGAGCGGAGATTGCAAGCGATTGAGGATTGGAGCGCGATGAGACGCGGAAGACCAGGTATTCGGCAAAGTCTGTTCTTCGTCCTGCTCGCCATCGTGGTTGTGATGACCGCTCTGTTCCTGCTGCTGGCCAGCTTTACCGTCAACCGTCAAATCGGGCGCACCTCCCTGGCGGAGATGGCTCGTTCTCGCGACACCTTTCAGGCAGTCGAACAACAAAGGCAAGATCTTCTGTTGCGCCAGACGGCCCTCCTGTCGGAACTGCCCAGCCTAAAGGCTTTGATGACGACGAACGACCAAGCGACCATCGTGGACGCTGGCAAGACGTTCTGGCAAACCAGCGGCAGCGACATCTTTGCGCTGATGCGTCCGGACGGGACTGTCCTTGCGGTCTACTCCAAGGGCCACTCTCTCGCGGTAGACGACTGCGCGCCGGCCCTGGACCGCGCCCGCGACACACCCTACCGGACCACGCTCATGCTCAGTTCCGGGCGCCTGTTTGAGGTAGCTACAGAACCTATCTCGTTCGCAACCGGAGAGCAACGCCGCGTTTTGGGTTATGTCAGTACCGGGTACGAGTTGAACGATCGTCTGGCCACCATGATCGGACGGTCCCCTGCTGGGCAGGTGATCTTCGCAACGTCTGACAGGTTAATTGCCTCAACATTGGACGCTACACAAGCAAGAGATCTGGCCACGGCAATCACGGCAAACCTTTCGACGAACGATACTCCGCATACCTTGAAGTCCGGAGATGAGAGCTATCTGTCCTCTTCGATTCAACTTCAAGGCGCAACGGACACGACGCCGCCGATCTATCTCGTCCTGTTGCAATCGGACAAAGAGAAGAGGGCATTGCTGCGACAGCTCAACGGCGGCATCCTGGCGATCGGCTTGTTGCTTCTGTTGGTCGGTGGCGGCATGGCGCTTGCACTTGCGGGAACTGTCACTCGACCGCTGGATGGCCTGCTTCGCAGTACGCGGCAGATGGCGCGCGGGGAGACCTTCGCTACCGTGCCGGCAACAGGCCCACACGAGTTGCGCGAACTCCGCGAGGCTTTTGAGAAGATGCACGCTGAAGTGCTTTCCAGCCAGGTCAAGCTGATCGAGGGTGAGCGACAAGCCACCATCGGTCGTCTGGCCAGTTCCATCTCGCATGATCTGCGCCACTATCTTTCGCCTATTTACGCGAATGCGGAGTTTCTCTCTACAAAGAACCTCCCGCGTGGGGAACGAACAGAGCTGCTCGGCGAGATTACAGAATCGGCCCGCGGCATGACGGAGCTGCTGGATGCGATCCTGACATTCAGCCGAACAGGCATCGCGGTGCAGCTTGCACCGGACTCAATCACTGCCGCAGCACGACGCGCCCTGGCCATGCTTCAACCGCATCCGGACGCGCGCGGAGTCGCAATCCGAGTCGGCGATCTTGCGGAGTTGGCAGGATACATCGACGGGAAGGAGCTTCAGCGTGCGGTCTATAACCTGCTTCTCAACGCGTGTCAGGCGGCACGGCGATCCTCTTCACCGCCAACGATCAACATCACCATACAGCAGGAGATCGAGCAGAACGGAAACACGTTCGCCGCCATCCGGATCCTCGATAATGGAGAAGGTGTGCGCGAGGAGATCGCGCTTCACCTCTTTGAGCCATTCGTCAGCGCAGGCAAAGAGAGCGGCATCGGTCTTGGCCTGGCACTGGTAAAGCGCATTGTGGATGCCCACGGAGGAAGAGCGGGAATGCGTCGGGTCGAAGACTGCGCTGCTGGCTGGCAGACTGAGTTTTTCATGTTGATCCCATCTGAGCCAGTCATGCCCAGTGTGCTCGCAGGCGAAGCCTCTTTGGGAGTCAAGCCATGA
- a CDS encoding response regulator transcription factor, whose translation MGIIVVIEDDSRIQKTLRRLFEGENYDVHVLHDGLRAKDATSAPGVEAVVLDLMLPKISGRDICRSLKEQHPNLPVIILSAVSEVADKVLLLEIGADDYMTKPFSPRELLARVQAAIRRSSRMGVRPAAFKGFGDVTVDLEQMEVLRSGRPVNLTAQEFKLLRYFLENPMRVISRQQLLADVWGYESYPTTRTVDNQVLKLRQKLETNPTEPRYLRTIHGAGYKFVPEG comes from the coding sequence ATGGGCATCATTGTGGTGATTGAAGACGACAGTCGTATTCAAAAGACGCTGCGCCGTCTATTTGAAGGAGAGAACTATGACGTCCACGTCTTGCATGACGGTCTGCGTGCCAAAGACGCGACGAGCGCGCCTGGGGTAGAAGCAGTCGTTCTCGACCTGATGCTTCCGAAGATCTCAGGTCGCGACATATGCCGCAGCCTCAAAGAACAACATCCGAATCTGCCGGTCATTATCTTGAGCGCCGTGAGCGAGGTGGCCGACAAAGTTCTGCTGCTGGAGATCGGCGCGGACGACTATATGACCAAGCCATTCAGCCCGCGAGAGCTTCTGGCAAGGGTCCAGGCAGCCATCCGTCGAAGCAGCCGCATGGGGGTGAGGCCAGCGGCATTCAAAGGCTTTGGAGATGTCACAGTCGATCTGGAGCAGATGGAAGTATTGCGATCCGGAAGGCCGGTAAATCTGACAGCGCAGGAGTTCAAGCTGCTGCGATACTTCTTAGAGAACCCCATGCGGGTCATCTCGCGCCAGCAGCTGTTGGCCGACGTTTGGGGATACGAATCCTACCCGACGACAAGAACCGTGGATAATCAAGTCTTGAAGTTGCGACAAAAACTGGAAACGAATCCGACCGAGCCTCGTTATCTGAGAACGATTCATGGTGCAGGCTATAAGTTCGTTCCTGAAGGCTGA
- a CDS encoding ArsR/SmtB family transcription factor: MATRTAPFDMERFFQAVGDNTRLRLLNLMGDQEICVCYFVVIPGGPQPKISRHLAYLRNAGIVAARREGK, from the coding sequence ATGGCAACGAGAACAGCACCGTTCGATATGGAGCGCTTCTTTCAGGCCGTCGGAGACAATACGCGGCTTCGGCTGCTCAACCTGATGGGCGATCAGGAGATCTGTGTCTGCTATTTCGTGGTGATTCCTGGTGGGCCTCAGCCGAAGATTTCCCGGCATCTGGCCTACCTTCGCAACGCTGGTATCGTTGCGGCTAGACGAGAGGGAAAGTGA
- a CDS encoding methyltransferase domain-containing protein, giving the protein MPLPDSSLDCVISNCILSLAPDKPAVFREIARVLKPGGRVAVSEIALKHELPEAVGRSMAAYVGCIAGAILIEAYRSGLSGARLEHIQIVENGADLNAYAKLENHTGCCSPSMDPGSPFRVVSELCCVPATASLSSFHDELAKLLSQYDINAAAVSVRVYAIKPVTTA; this is encoded by the coding sequence ATTCCATTGCCCGACTCTTCCCTGGATTGTGTGATCTCGAACTGCATTCTGAGTCTCGCTCCCGATAAGCCCGCCGTCTTCCGAGAGATAGCCCGCGTCCTCAAACCCGGTGGTCGAGTGGCTGTCAGTGAGATCGCCCTAAAGCACGAACTGCCCGAGGCCGTGGGGAGGAGCATGGCCGCGTATGTCGGCTGTATCGCCGGCGCCATCTTGATAGAAGCCTACCGTTCCGGCCTGAGCGGGGCCAGACTCGAACACATTCAAATCGTCGAGAACGGGGCTGACTTGAACGCCTACGCCAAGTTAGAGAACCATACCGGATGCTGCTCACCCAGTATGGACCCAGGAAGTCCCTTCCGGGTCGTGTCGGAGCTTTGCTGCGTCCCAGCCACTGCGTCACTGTCTTCATTTCACGATGAACTTGCAAAGCTGCTTTCGCAGTATGACATCAACGCTGCAGCCGTCAGCGTGAGGGTCTATGCGATAAAGCCCGTGACGACAGCATGA
- a CDS encoding cohesin domain-containing protein — MASFKSTILLSLLCGTLTFVVPSLSHAQNAAKWDKRGREAESHADFDAAFEAYRQAHLLKPKDLRYRTGYERMRFQAANAHLDRGRVLRQSGDFSGAMTEFARALQIDRGNQSAAQELLTAQKSRDAAHGNTSTEAETDGRRATSTQAGPDTARQKRVRRDIDSLDSPVELKPMSNDSITMHAVEDSKFLYQAIGKIAGLNVLFDADYVSKRIPLDLTDVSVPNALRILGKISGTFWSPLTENTIFVAQNNRQKHTDNDDLAIETFYLTNVSQLNDANEVMTALRNLLDPSTKVFLLASQNAIVLRATPGELLLVEKLMDDLDRTRAEVVVDVAVLEVSRDLERNLGITLPTSFSVTAQASNANASSSSSSSSSSSSSTSGITLNTLANVNATNFAVTMSSASVNALLSDSDTRVLQNPRVRASDGQMATLKIGSKIPVATGSTTSTLTSTATSTTQFTYVDVGVNIEMTPTVHLDRQVSLKMKIEVSSQTGTSTISGVSEPIISQRVVQQVIQLKDGEPSLLAGLVQQSDTKSVSGTPGLGEIPFLKYFFSSQDKVQQKDEIVFLLIPHIVRESLLSDENTRIIDSGTSQGIELRRRNMNDGFASKDGLADGKATVLNITSQSTSAANAASAMIGQLAAQARPLAATADDHVAAPKTSMDPVTFSLLPTAGDQTLGSTFQVVVMASHAVDLFSAPFQLKFDSRVLSLVGVDSGELFGRDGQPAALMQRDSGDGGISISAARPPNAHGVTGDGSLVILTFKAIGRGDSTLFLTDLNATDSKHVSLPAAGTQAVVHVQ, encoded by the coding sequence ATGGCTTCCTTCAAAAGTACCATCCTCCTTTCTTTGCTCTGTGGAACTCTAACCTTCGTTGTTCCTTCGCTGTCCCATGCTCAAAATGCAGCGAAATGGGACAAGCGCGGACGCGAGGCTGAGTCGCATGCCGACTTCGACGCGGCGTTTGAAGCCTATCGTCAAGCGCATCTTCTGAAACCCAAGGATCTCCGCTACCGGACCGGCTATGAACGGATGCGATTCCAGGCCGCGAATGCACATCTCGATCGAGGGAGGGTGCTGCGTCAATCCGGCGACTTCAGCGGCGCGATGACTGAGTTCGCGCGCGCACTGCAGATCGACCGAGGAAATCAATCGGCGGCACAGGAACTTCTTACAGCGCAAAAAAGTCGGGACGCCGCGCACGGGAACACGAGTACGGAGGCTGAGACCGATGGGCGTCGTGCGACGAGCACCCAAGCGGGGCCCGATACTGCTCGTCAAAAGCGTGTGCGACGCGATATCGACTCGTTGGATAGTCCGGTTGAACTCAAGCCGATGTCGAACGATTCAATCACGATGCATGCCGTCGAGGACAGTAAGTTTCTCTATCAGGCGATTGGCAAGATCGCGGGCCTCAACGTACTCTTCGATGCGGATTATGTCTCGAAACGAATCCCCCTGGACCTCACCGACGTGTCGGTGCCGAATGCGCTTCGCATTCTTGGAAAGATTTCCGGGACCTTCTGGTCGCCGCTGACCGAGAACACCATCTTCGTTGCCCAGAACAATCGGCAGAAGCACACCGATAACGACGATCTTGCCATCGAGACCTTCTATTTGACCAATGTCTCGCAACTGAACGACGCCAATGAGGTGATGACGGCTTTGAGAAACCTGCTGGATCCGAGTACGAAAGTCTTTCTGTTGGCATCGCAAAATGCAATCGTTCTGCGCGCCACCCCCGGCGAGCTCCTACTCGTCGAGAAACTCATGGACGATCTGGACCGCACTCGCGCGGAAGTAGTGGTGGATGTGGCGGTGTTAGAGGTGAGCCGCGATCTTGAGCGGAACCTCGGTATCACGCTGCCCACAAGCTTTAGCGTCACGGCTCAGGCGAGCAATGCAAATGCGTCGAGCTCTTCAAGTTCCTCCTCCAGCAGTTCCAGCTCTACCTCCGGCATTACGTTAAACACGCTTGCCAATGTGAACGCGACCAACTTCGCCGTCACCATGAGCAGTGCCTCGGTCAATGCCTTGCTTTCGGACTCAGATACGCGCGTCCTTCAGAATCCGCGTGTACGCGCGAGCGACGGCCAGATGGCAACTTTGAAGATCGGCTCTAAGATTCCGGTCGCCACTGGATCGACCACGTCGACGCTCACCTCCACCGCAACCTCGACGACACAATTCACCTATGTCGATGTGGGTGTGAACATCGAGATGACGCCGACTGTACATCTGGACCGCCAGGTCTCGCTCAAGATGAAGATTGAAGTGTCGTCTCAGACGGGGACAAGCACCATCAGTGGCGTGTCCGAACCCATCATCTCGCAGCGTGTGGTGCAACAGGTGATCCAGCTCAAGGATGGAGAGCCGTCTCTTTTGGCGGGCCTGGTGCAGCAGAGCGATACGAAGAGTGTGAGCGGAACCCCGGGACTCGGAGAGATCCCCTTCCTTAAATACTTCTTCAGCAGCCAAGACAAGGTACAGCAGAAGGATGAGATCGTCTTTCTCCTGATCCCTCATATCGTTCGGGAATCGCTGCTGTCCGATGAAAACACACGGATCATCGATAGCGGTACGAGCCAAGGCATCGAACTGCGGCGGCGCAATATGAATGACGGGTTTGCCAGCAAGGATGGCCTCGCCGATGGCAAGGCGACGGTCCTGAACATCACCAGCCAATCCACATCGGCTGCAAACGCCGCGTCCGCGATGATCGGCCAGCTTGCGGCCCAAGCGCGTCCGCTCGCTGCGACCGCAGACGATCATGTTGCCGCACCAAAAACATCCATGGATCCCGTCACGTTCAGTCTATTGCCAACCGCTGGAGATCAAACGTTGGGATCCACATTCCAGGTGGTGGTTATGGCCAGCCACGCGGTGGACTTGTTCAGCGCACCCTTCCAACTGAAGTTCGATTCGAGGGTCTTGTCGCTGGTGGGCGTGGATAGCGGAGAGCTCTTTGGCCGCGATGGCCAACCCGCGGCGCTGATGCAGCGTGACAGCGGCGATGGTGGGATCTCCATCTCGGCGGCACGTCCACCGAATGCTCACGGCGTGACGGGGGATGGAAGTCTGGTAATTCTTACGTTCAAAGCCATAGGCCGCGGAGATTCGACCTTGTTCCTGACCGACCTGAATGCCACCGACAGTAAGCATGTCAGCCTGCCCGCGGCCGGCACCCAAGCGGTGGTGCATGTTCAGTAG
- a CDS encoding type II secretion system protein GspD: protein MRSFHLRGEKKQVVSEIYRSFGIVSLFDPSVASDTLLRIDLDDVDFVESVRVLKKTAHLFAVPVDPTHALIAADIKELREALTPWVEETIYLSGQKQQQMMDLANMARTLFDLTQLGVNTDNGAIVVRGPRDEVQRAHDLFSELTEKPSDVLLDINIYEVDKSTTRKIGFAPPTTATATDISSTAQKLISDNQTLLNESISSGALTLSGSAYQQELQEVSFLVAAGVSGSSSLTSILGTVGSLDGVPLLGISMGSTSLNLLLDSTDARMLNALQVRSSDRQEATLRIGSRYPILTALTSSTSSSSIATELAAAGVSSAVIAQLTGSSASSTTTIPQIEFEDIGLTLKVTPRVLRSGEVHLDLDLKLESLGGSGIENIPILNNRALKSAVTIEPGQSTMLAALVSTNEVNALSGVPSLDELPGFQSTEKNTDGTKNQILISVTPHIVSGATMRGTMYRVVGR from the coding sequence GTGAGGAGCTTTCATCTTCGTGGTGAGAAGAAGCAAGTCGTCAGCGAGATCTACCGCTCGTTCGGCATCGTAAGCCTGTTCGATCCGTCGGTTGCGAGCGACACGCTGCTGCGCATCGATCTGGACGATGTGGACTTTGTTGAATCCGTTCGCGTTCTCAAGAAGACAGCTCACCTCTTCGCTGTCCCTGTCGACCCGACGCATGCACTGATTGCGGCAGATATCAAGGAATTGCGTGAGGCTCTGACCCCGTGGGTTGAAGAGACCATCTACCTCTCCGGACAAAAACAACAACAGATGATGGACTTGGCGAACATGGCGCGTACGCTCTTCGATCTGACCCAGCTCGGGGTGAACACGGATAACGGTGCGATTGTAGTGCGCGGACCGCGGGATGAGGTACAACGAGCACACGATCTCTTCAGTGAGTTGACGGAAAAACCGTCGGATGTGCTGCTGGATATCAACATCTATGAGGTCGACAAGTCCACGACGCGCAAGATCGGGTTTGCACCGCCGACCACCGCGACGGCCACGGATATTTCGAGTACGGCACAGAAACTCATCTCGGACAATCAAACCCTTCTCAACGAATCGATCTCGAGCGGAGCTTTGACTCTCTCCGGCTCAGCGTATCAGCAAGAGTTGCAAGAGGTTTCTTTTCTGGTTGCGGCAGGCGTTTCAGGGAGCAGCTCGTTGACGAGTATCCTGGGCACTGTGGGAAGCCTTGATGGTGTTCCTCTGCTCGGCATCTCGATGGGGTCGACGAGTCTAAACCTGCTTCTGGATTCGACTGATGCGCGCATGTTGAATGCTCTTCAAGTGCGTTCGAGCGATCGACAGGAAGCCACGCTCCGTATTGGGTCCCGCTATCCCATCCTGACAGCGTTAACCTCTTCCACTTCGAGCAGCTCGATAGCTACGGAGCTTGCAGCTGCCGGTGTGAGCAGCGCCGTCATTGCGCAGCTCACCGGTTCGAGTGCCAGCAGCACCACCACTATTCCTCAGATTGAGTTCGAAGATATCGGTCTTACGCTGAAGGTTACACCGCGCGTGTTGCGGAGTGGAGAGGTGCATCTCGATCTGGATTTGAAACTTGAATCTTTGGGAGGGAGCGGAATTGAAAACATACCGATTCTCAATAACCGCGCGTTGAAGTCTGCGGTGACCATCGAGCCCGGACAATCGACGATGCTTGCCGCACTGGTCAGCACCAATGAGGTCAATGCTCTGAGCGGTGTCCCTAGCCTGGATGAACTCCCGGGCTTTCAGAGTACCGAAAAGAATACAGATGGAACGAAGAATCAGATTCTGATTTCGGTGACACCACACATTGTGAGCGGCGCAACGATGCGTGGCACTATGTACCGAGTGGTTGGCCGCTGA
- a CDS encoding response regulator transcription factor — protein MQENHNHDLSDHYIHSREILIVEDDVALCQMMTSFLAKHGWIVHVVHTGQQALETFRRSCLAMILLDIGLPDYSGFDLMREMHRFVDTPVIVISAHGEETDRIVGLELGADDYLAKPFSLRELLARMEAVARRSVSRSRLEFRLPPIVIDTFLIYTETREVFYGTTKLALSATEFQLLRFLLQRPYEVCSRELLVRTVLLRAYEPLDRSLDMHILRLRRKLKGLSKFRGGIRTVRSGGYMLALHPEKSIDI, from the coding sequence GTGCAGGAGAACCACAATCACGACCTATCGGATCACTACATCCATTCCCGCGAAATCCTCATCGTGGAGGATGACGTAGCTTTGTGCCAGATGATGACGAGCTTTCTCGCAAAGCACGGATGGATCGTCCATGTCGTGCACACCGGCCAACAGGCATTGGAGACCTTCCGGCGCAGCTGTCTCGCCATGATCTTGCTGGACATCGGCCTGCCAGACTACAGTGGGTTCGACCTGATGCGAGAGATGCACCGTTTCGTCGATACCCCGGTCATCGTCATCAGCGCGCACGGGGAAGAGACGGATCGTATCGTGGGCTTGGAACTTGGAGCCGACGACTACCTCGCAAAGCCATTCAGCCTTCGCGAATTGCTCGCACGGATGGAAGCCGTGGCGCGTCGCAGCGTGTCGCGCTCTCGACTGGAGTTCCGTCTCCCTCCCATCGTGATCGACACGTTCCTGATTTACACGGAAACACGCGAAGTCTTCTACGGAACGACGAAACTCGCATTGAGTGCGACGGAGTTTCAACTTCTCCGCTTTCTCCTGCAGAGACCATACGAAGTGTGCAGCCGTGAGCTCTTGGTCCGCACCGTGCTCCTTCGCGCCTACGAGCCCCTCGATAGAAGCCTTGACATGCATATCCTCCGTTTGCGAAGAAAGCTGAAGGGCCTTTCGAAGTTCAGAGGAGGCATCCGGACGGTACGCAGCGGCGGCTACATGCTTGCTCTGCATCCCGAGAAATCCATCGACATTTGA
- a CDS encoding efflux transporter outer membrane subunit, with protein MNSSRVTPSVIAAGAGLTLSLFLLTGCRVGPKYVRANLPAVPPAAYKENQVGSEQAGENGWRQARPEDAMLRGKWWQVFQNDELNGLEEQLNINNQNIKQYFENYMAARAVVRNAHASLYPSISFAPSQSVQGRGSQSAATTTTSTTGTSTTGTTVANTTSQSYSLPFSASWEPDLFGMVRNTIREDANAAQVSAANLANETLSEQTSLAQYYFELRGQDSLQELYNKTVETYRDTLRLTQTRYRTGLDSDQDVAQAETNLRTAEANAASVATTRGQYEHAIALLVGQATGNFYLSARPLIASPPYIPVGVPSQLLERRPDIAAAERTMAEANALIGIGQAAYYPDISLSASAGTQSSSISKLFNLSAGFWSLGSSATETIFDGGARRATVQQYKALYNSDVAAYRQTVLNAFKEVEDYLVASRQLAEQQQRQQSAIASAQRYQQLALTRYKTGVDTYLNVLTAQNSVFSSQETEVSLRTSRMTSAVQLIAALGGGWSSSDLPSEKEVNRKP; from the coding sequence ATGAATTCCTCTCGTGTGACACCATCCGTCATCGCGGCGGGTGCAGGGCTGACTCTGTCCCTCTTCTTGCTGACAGGCTGCCGTGTCGGTCCGAAATATGTGCGCGCGAATCTCCCCGCGGTCCCGCCAGCAGCATACAAGGAAAATCAGGTGGGCAGCGAACAGGCCGGCGAAAACGGCTGGCGTCAGGCTCGTCCGGAAGACGCCATGCTTCGCGGCAAGTGGTGGCAGGTCTTTCAAAACGACGAGCTCAACGGTCTTGAGGAACAACTCAACATCAACAACCAGAACATCAAGCAATACTTCGAAAACTACATGGCCGCACGGGCCGTAGTCCGCAACGCCCATGCCTCTCTTTATCCGTCGATCTCGTTTGCCCCTAGTCAAAGTGTTCAAGGGAGAGGAAGCCAGAGCGCTGCAACGACGACAACCTCCACGACGGGCACAAGCACCACTGGCACCACGGTTGCGAATACGACCAGTCAAAGCTACTCGCTTCCATTCAGCGCCTCCTGGGAGCCTGATCTCTTCGGGATGGTTCGCAACACTATCCGCGAGGACGCCAATGCTGCTCAAGTAAGTGCCGCCAATCTTGCCAATGAAACGCTCAGCGAACAGACGAGCCTGGCCCAGTACTACTTCGAACTGCGCGGCCAAGACTCCCTGCAGGAACTTTACAACAAGACCGTTGAAACGTATCGCGATACGCTACGGCTCACACAAACGCGATACCGCACCGGCCTCGACTCCGACCAGGACGTCGCACAGGCTGAGACCAACCTCCGGACAGCCGAAGCGAATGCGGCTTCGGTAGCGACGACCCGGGGTCAATATGAACACGCGATCGCTTTGCTCGTTGGCCAGGCTACCGGTAACTTTTATCTCTCCGCACGTCCCCTTATCGCCAGTCCTCCATACATTCCTGTGGGGGTTCCATCGCAACTTCTAGAACGGCGTCCCGATATCGCAGCCGCCGAGCGAACCATGGCGGAGGCAAATGCTCTGATCGGCATCGGTCAAGCTGCCTATTACCCTGACATCTCGCTGTCAGCGAGTGCCGGGACTCAGAGTTCGAGCATCTCTAAGCTCTTCAATCTCTCCGCAGGATTCTGGTCGCTCGGTTCCAGCGCAACGGAGACGATCTTTGACGGCGGAGCAAGGCGGGCCACTGTCCAGCAGTACAAGGCACTATACAACAGCGATGTCGCGGCATACCGTCAGACGGTCTTGAACGCCTTCAAGGAGGTCGAGGACTATCTGGTCGCAAGCCGGCAACTGGCTGAACAGCAACAACGCCAGCAGTCTGCAATCGCGTCCGCCCAGCGATATCAGCAACTCGCTTTGACCCGCTATAAGACCGGAGTGGATACATATCTGAATGTGCTCACCGCGCAAAATAGCGTCTTCAGCAGCCAGGAGACAGAGGTCAGTCTCCGCACAAGCCGCATGACCTCAGCCGTCCAACTGATAGCGGCCCTGGGTGGCGGCTGGAGCAGCAGCGATCTGCCATCAGAAAAAGAGGTGAACCGAAAGCCTTAG